AGTGGGAGATTGAATGGCAGCGAGGTATGCaccttccaaaaaaaattaaacagtttattttaattgaagcAACTGATCGAACACCATAATCCTTCAAACATGAACACAATAAAGAATGAGAAAAGCTTGTAAAATGAAATAGAATACCGAAAGCCTCCAATTAATCACATTCTTGAATATCAAAACGAACTACACGATTAACTAATGGCTTGTTGAGCACATGATAAGGTCAGATATTCAGTTAGTCAGATCTCAGATAAGCAATCGAAAGATTATCTCGAAAATCTCCCTAAAAATTAGGTCAAATGCGTAGAAGCGATTAGCTAAAAAATTCAAGCAGGGCGAAATCCGTTAAGAAAGGGGCAAAAGGATACCTGAAAACCAAGATGAATGTAAACATAAACCAGTCAAGAACTCACGGCGGCGCCGACGAGAGCAAAAGAAACAGATTCTCACAGCGGAAGGTGATACAACCCAAAGTGGATACAGATATGGCGGCCGGCGGCAAAGTTGGAAGGGTGAAAGGACTGAAAGAGGCGCGAGAGACAGAGAAAATAAATCACGGTCGGTTCGGTCTGAAACAGTGTGGAAAACCGAACCGGTTTGATGAATGTTGATCTATAAACTTAGTACCAATTTAAGCTCtcatttacttaaaaaaaaataatttaaaaaaatacgtaattttttataaaattaatattaatatttctaaatttttagatattatttttgacaaaaaaaaaaaaaattattaatttaagcaAAATAATGACGTGGACACGCATGGGTCCCTCATGTCCCAATACAAAGGcacttataattaaaattaaataaataaaattaaataaaattccctcatatattatttattatattattttctcctCATCCTCCATACCCACTTCTCTTCCCTAaacacagagagagagagtgaaaaTGGGAAGCTTAATAGACTTTGAACAGACGGAGCTCCGCCTTGGCCTCCCCGGCGGCGACGCCGTCAAGAAAAGGGGTTTCACTCAAACTTTGGATTTGAAGCTCAATCTCGCGGCGGATTCCGACCAACGCCCTAAAACGACGGACACGAATGCCGTTTCCACCTCCGTCCGTACAGATCTTCCCAAGCCTCCACCGCCCAAGTATTattccttctccttttttattttatttttttaattatttttaaataaaacaataaaagctTTTAAAGGTAAAAGGGTTAGTAAAGTAATTTTatggggttttttttcttaatttttaaatgaagaggaattttaattaatgcCAATTTCattactaattaaaaattcatatatatatatatatatatgcattaattttttttaaatataatttatattttattttgagaaaaaatggagttaaaaattaaaattaaaatgataacgTTTTTGTGGGCTTCAATAATTGAGttgagaagaggaagaaaggaTGACCAAGTAAACAAAAGGTAATTATTGTGGTTTCGAATTTAAaggaatttattattattattattattatttatttatttattttggttgtcGGGAAAACATAGGAAAACTACAAAACATTtggaatctttttttttttttctttttttcttttttacattaaattacaaatctttttttagtattttcttttataaaaaaaaataattgtttttcaaGCATTTTAGGTTTCCATAGAGGGTAAATAAgtaatatactttttaaaaagcatttaaatatattttttttaattttttaatactcgaatttgattattatttattctgaaacaatttttaaaatttttttttaattgtttagaaggtaagttttaattaaatgtcggaaaataaataaataaatgtttactAAATATCACTTTTTATTAAAGGTTCATTGTTTAATAAGAGTTGTTTGAGGTGAAAAAATTTACCacccaaaaattaaattgaatttttaaaattacccAACTGACAATTACACCgtttttaacttttatcttCTTAACTTAACGTTTTCAATGAACTCGTGTCTAAAATAACcgttaaaatttttaaatttctaaatttctactcTAATtacctaaattttaaaatttttacaGTGCTTACCCTTaattcatattcataaatattatttaatcttCCAAAAACGTCTTTTGGCATCACCAAAAGCCAATAATTATCTAATTTCCtttgaatataataatttgagATAATGACGtgacaataaaaagaaagattattattattattattaaaaaaacaatataaacccaattgaaatcaaatacaatttccaaaattattaacggtgaaaattttataatttatttttaacagaGCCCAGGTTGTCGGTTGGCCACCGGTAAAGTCGTTGAGAAGAAACATCGTAGCTCCGAAGAAAAGTACAGAGGAAACCGAGAAAGGCGCCACCGTCAGCGGCGGTGCCGATGCGGCGGCGTTTATTAAAGTCAGTATGGACGGCGCACCGTACTTACGAAAAGTGGACATGAAGATGTACGGAAGTTACCAAGAGCTTTCTGATGCCTTGAGCAAaatgtttgcttctttcacCACCGGTAAAATTCTTAActtacttttttacttttactatCTCAGAATTTGATAGAAAAGTTCGAAAGACTCGACAATCTGAATAGCTCAAGCAAACCAACCCAAACCACATGAGTTAGAgttcaatttttgaaaaatcgaaaACTCGAGCGGGTTAGTATGTTACCGTTGATCCAATGATCAACTCGAAATTTGAGTCAACCCtactctacttttaaaattattatggaTATATACGTTTTTAACCGGTGTTAATAATGCATTGTGACTTATGAAATAAACGGGTACGGTAGGTGAGtagaatttttcaataattagaAAGTAAAAAGAACCATCCgacaacccaactcgaaaataaagGGTTAGATTTGGTTGTAAACTCTATTCGGGTTGCTCGGGTCACCAGATTCGAAttggttcaaaagattttctCAACCCGTGTACACTCCTACAAATATATCAGGTAATTGCGGGGCACAAAAGATGAAGAATTACGCGAACGAAAGCAAATCAATGGATGTACGAAACGAGACCGATTACGTGCCTACTTATGAAGACAAAGATGGAGATTGGATGCTCGTAGGCGATGTACCATGGAAGTAAGTCTTACTCCgcttatttgtttatttatttattttctttaattcattatatatataaaaaataaattaatcatttttattgtttaattggACAGTATGTTTGTGGATTCATGCAAACGTTTGAGGATAATGAAAGGAATGGAGGCCATTGGACTCGGtaagttaataaatattttgttaaatataatatgcattataataaaatctacaaattttaaaaattattttgttattattatgtttttattttaaattgatatttaataagtttacaaatattatttgaatttatttatttttgtttacaaataaaattattggataatgtaaattaatatatagattttgttaattttacaGCCCCAAGAGCATTGGAGAAGTGCAAGACCAGAAActgaattaataatattaggatattatttttcttgaataataataataataataatctttattattattattaggatATTATTAGGATATTtccaaaaattataataacaataaaaaagaagaaacccTACTCGAAGGAATTTGAATATGATATGtaacatataatattttttttactcgtCTCTGTAATtactatataaataaaatatttctcgtgtttatatattatattaattaatatctacTGAACTCGTCATAGTAACTAAACAAGATCGAGTAATTCTAGTTTGATTATAGGTTTGGTCGgaaaatttttagatttgtttaattaaaagtttttaaatattttatttttgcaattcaatatttatttaattaacgatcaatcaagtaaaataaaatgagtgTAATAATagcgtttttttttccctaataaatttattaatatgatattgaaatattcttaaaaatatatatggatttaattttaaaaaaaaaaaacaagattttatgaaatacaaattttaaaaaatatatatatatattcctttCCGCAGGTccaataaaagaattaatagtAACGTGTGGggtataatttaaataagagaaataaaagGATGAGGTTGcaaatttctttcttaaacccccaaaaccctaatctctgCTACTTTATAAATAGCAGAGAGTTCTGTGATTTCCATAGCATATTGGCCTTGGAGATCTGTCCTTCCATCTCCGTCAAAAGtacttcctctctctctctgtatcTCGTCGTTGTCTTCTTCTCTGTtgaagtattttattttgccCTAGAAATTGAGATTGTTGGATCTGCAAAAGCACATATCGAAGGTTTTCAGGTTCATTTCATAAATGCCTGCTTAGCTCAAAATTTGTGCGATATTATTTACTCGTTTATGGCTCTCCTTAGCACGTCATTTGGAGTTGAAGACCGGCTTTGTGTCCGGCCTCCAGGGGATTTGGGAGTCATGACGAACATTTGCTTATTTCTCTTCCAACTTTCATTCATGGTGTTTTTCttcagtttcttttttagattgTTGTATTAAGATTGAGATGTAGGGAGATTCTAttaattgtttcattttttattgtNattttaaaaaatatatatatatattcctttCCGCAGGTccaataaaagaattaatagtAACGTGTGGggtataatttaaataagagaaataaaagGATGAGGTTGcaaatttctttcttaaacccccaaaaccctaatctctgCTACTTTATAAATAGCAGAGAGTTCTGTGATTTCCATAGCATATTGGCCTTGGAGATCTGTCCTTCCATCTCCGTCAAAAGtacttcctctctctctctgtatcTCGTCGTTGTCTTCTTCTCTGTtgaagtattttattttgccCTAGAAATTGAGATTGTTGGATCTGCAAAAGCACATATCGAAGGTTTTCAGGTTCATTTCATAAATGCCTGCTTAGCTCAAAATTTGTGCGATATTATTTACTCGTTTATGGCTCTCCTTAGCACGTCATTTGGAGTTGAAGACCGGCTTTGTGTCCGGCCTCCAGGGGATTTGGGAGTCATGACGAACATTTGCTTATTTCTCTTCCAACTTTCATTCATGGTGTTTTTCttcagtttcttttttagattgTTGTATTAAGATTGAGATGTAGGGAGATTCTAttaattgtttcattttttattgttaatgcTTGTCAATATGATTTAGATTGTTAGTATTTATTAAGAGTGTCGTTAGCTGCACGTATCTGTAGgttttagtttgattttttttttctctggaTTCCGGCGTAGCTAGTACGAGTAATGGGGAAACTACGGTTGTTTACTGGTAAATGATCTGTTAAAGGACGGATTTTCAAGGAAATCAGTTCTGAAATATGCTATCTGATGGGGAATTGTGTTTTCAAGACACTCGTACAAGTTAAACATGTCTTCTATATAGATATCATAATTGAGCTTCGAAGACTGTCAAGGAAATTGTGGATTAGGTGAACGTTTTTGTACCAAGGAAATTGTGCGTAACAAGATTATCAACTTACTAAGAACTATGCGAACTTGACATCATTCTTGAAATCTccatatttttgtgttttatcttttgaaGCATCTGTAATTGTTTTGCTTTCTGTTCACTGGTAAGCGTGGAAAAGCTAAAGATTTTGATTTGACAGAGTGTATTGGCATAGAACGATGTCGAACCCAAAGGTCttctttgatattttgattGGGAAGATGAAAGCAGGGCAGATTGTGATGGAGCTGTTTGCCGACGCAACCCCAAAAACTGCAGAGAATTTCCGAGCTCTCTGCACTGGGGAGAAGGGGATTGGGTGATCCGGAAAGCTTTTACACTACAAAGGCTCAACATTTCTCCGTGTAATCCCCAACTTCATGTGCCAAGGAGGAGATTTCACAAGGGGTAATGGAACAGGAGGAGAATAATCTATGGCATGAAATTTGCAGATGAAAACTAAAAGATGAAACACACCGGACCGGGTGTACTATCAATGGCGAATTCTGAACCGAACACCAATGGTTCTCAGTTCTTCATTTGTACTGAGAAGACTTCATGGCTGGATGGGAAGCATGTTGTGTTTGGAAAAGTTGTAGGTGGTTACAATGTAGTCAAGGAGATGGAGAAGGTGGGATCTGATAGTGGGAGGACTTCTGAAACTGTTGTGATAGAGGACTGCGGGCAGATAGATAAGCATCTGAGAGTTGAAGTTAGAAACGTTTGATCTTAGAAAATTCCCCTTTCTGAGATCTCATGGCTGCCCAATGAACTCATTCAAGTTAACAAGGACATGTCGAAAGGTGTCTGGGATGGAGAAATTCACTTTTACTCACTCATAATAGATACCGAGATTGGTAGCCTTATCTCCTTCCTTCGACTCGAGAATAGGTATCAAAGTTAGTAGCTGACTCGAGAATAGGTATCAAAGTTAGTAGCTGACTCGAGAATAGGTATCAAAGTTAGTAGCTAGAAGAAGGGACAAGTGTTTCATATCAAAAACTTAATACTCCTCCACAAAATAAAGGGCTAAAAGGAGTGGGaacaaaaacaatatgaataaccaaaatgaaatatgaaaaattagtCCCAATCTTCATCGCTCAACTGATCATCGTCCATGTCCTTTGGTGGCCTAACCACCAATAACACGGTCCCTAAGCTCTCCTTCAACCCCATTTCCATCAATTCACTTCCTCTCTGAACCTTCAACTCCCCGTCGTTCCCGGTCGCTCCCGTCAGATAAAACCCATCTCCGGCCTCCACCTCTTTCCTACTCCGATCAGCCACCACCAAAATTGCCTCCTCCTTGTACCACCTATTCACCCGCCATGGCAGAGCCCTCGCATCCTTGAACGCCACCACCACGCCTCCCTTCCCCAGTCCTGCTATCGGCTCCCACCCCGGCAGAACCACCCACCTTCTCCACccctcctccaccaccacaaCCCCGAATTCCCCTTCACTCCTCACCTCCATTGGCGCCTCTCCGACACCCTTTCCCCCTTCCTCCCCATTGCACACAGGCAACACCACCACTGTTGTTGCCTCCGCTACCTCCCCGATCTTCAACCGCACCACCGGAACCTTGACACCGGCTTCGATTTCCTCTTCCGCCTCATCTTTCCCCTCCCCTTCCCTCTCCAAATCCCTAACAATCAGACTTCTCGCTTCCTCTGTTACCGCTACTTTCAACGCGTCCTCCAACGCCGACGTCCTCGCCTCCGACATATTGCTATACTCTCTACTCAACCTGTAATGCATAAACGCTAAACAATCCCCAGGATAATCGTAGTTGAAACTCTCCCAACCTTTATCCCCTCTTCGCCGAGGAAAATCCTTCATCGCTCGAGCCAGATCTTGCGCACCCTTCCCATCCAGCCTGTTATCCACTATATATCTGGCCGCCGCCGCACGTTTCTCGGCGTTGAGGAGCCGAATTTCATAGAGCAATTCGGCGCCGCCGGTATCGAAAGCTGCAATTAAATCTGGATCAGCATCGTTGATTGTCTGGACAAGGGATTCGCGAACTTGAGCGCCAACAACGAGGGTGTTCTGCTGGACTCCGCCGATTCCAGTGATTTCTTCGATGGTTGGGGGAGTGAAGCCCTCTTGAATCAGGGAGGAAATTAGCGGCGCGTACTCGAACCAGAGACCGAGGCGGTTGGCGAGAACATCAAGCTTGCCGGCGGCGTCGAGAGAGCGGTACTGAGAGGGAAGAGGAGAGGGAGGGGGGCGGAATGGCTGGTAGACTTGTGGCTTGGCGACTAAGGGGGAAGGGGAAGGGTAAGGATTGAGAGAGGCGGAAATGAGGTTTGGTGGGCGGCGGAGGAAGAGGCGGAGAGGGGGAGTATGGAGGAGgaaggtggtggtggtggtggtggtgtgAGCAGCCGCCGCGGAGAGAGAGGTGGCAGGGGCGGTGGCGGAGAGCATGGTGTGGATGGATGGAAATGGCAATGGTGGGAGGAGAGGAGATGAAGAGCGCCTGCTTATAATCTTATCTGATACCCATTTTGGAAGTATGGGGCTCTCATGGAGAGACGTGGGAGATATTTTTagatcattttgttttttaacattttattttatttttcttatccttttagttatttcttttctctcaaTGAACATGgaagatttaaatttagattttttttaatagagaaGAAATTGACTCGACTTGGTCAAGTCGAGTTGGTTTTAAAGAAAACCGGACATGACCTGCTTCTACTCTACAACTTATTATCAGTTCAACTTATCTACTAGACCTGAATTTTGGTGGGACCAAGTTAGTTTTACATCAAACCTCACTTATTATCGGTTCAACTTATCAACACGCCACCATTTAGAtatagattttcttttctaaagaaaaaaaaaaaaaaagaaggaaaccGACCTGACTTGACCTAAATTTGGTGGGATCGAGTGAGTTTTACACAAAAACCTTACATGACCTGCTTATACTTTTCGACCTATTGTCGGATCAACTTATCAACTTGCTATTTTTGTAAAgtgtaaaaaaaaagggaactGACTTTACTTTAAGTTGGTTTtacaaaaaattcaacaagaCCCACTTACACTCTATGATCTATTACGAGCCTAACTTATCAACTCGTTATTTTGTAAACTGGACACAAGTTAAGGTTTTTGTCGAAATCAATGCGAGAAGCTATCTTAGTCTTCAGTGCAGAATCAATGAATCCCAACATTCTTGTTTGACAACTATGTCGTCGCATTTAGGTAATTTGACGGTTTAGTGCACAAGATCATGAAAATGTATGAGATCTTTTAACCGTGCCTCTTTTTACATCATTCTAAGTTCATTTGACAacttaagatttaaaatacatgTTTGGCTCGTATTCTATCgacaacaaaatattaattgcaAGACTTGCAGAACTTCGTCTTCGTAAGTCTTAATTTtttactctaatttttttccaaaatttttcaaTCCAAGGCTTCACTTTAGAAgagatttcaaaaaaaaaaaaaaaccctaagtAGCATTTCAACTAGTCAAGGAAACAATGATACGACGCTTGAAATACACAAAATAAGCACTCTTGCATTTTGTCATAGTGTCTCAACATTGTTTATAGCGTCTCGACGATCACTTATAGTATCTTGACCTTATATGCAACGTCTCAATGTTGCCAACGGTTAAATCTAAATGGAGATTTTAAAAGGAACAAATTGGCCGTTCACCTTAATTTCGACCAATTCGGAAGGTAAGGAGGTCATTTGAGTGTCGagaaaaattgattttcaaagCTCGAAACATGGAGATTGAGCTGTATGCAAAATCTAGCTAATCATGTTAGATAAACACAGAAAATATACATATCAACAAATCAATCAATACTGTGTGTAAATCAAAAGACGAtctatatcatatttaaagcATGCATATCTGTTAAGATATCTATATAGTTAAATCCCGGAGAGACTTAATTCACAAAGGAGATGTCCATAAGGTGAGAGAGGGACAGAGAaggtaagagtattttttaaaaaaatttatttgtgaaaattttaaaaattaaaaaatattgctaaaacaattaaaaaaaaaaaaaaagaaagtcgaaataatttaaaaaataaaaaatttgtcgtatatataataatgataataataatgattatttattatatatatattctttttttaaaagacgGCGAGTAATTAGTAATAAGTGATTTAGCggaaacttttcaaaatatcGGACACACCTTACTATTGCTCgggaccttttttttttgtttctcaaaagTCAGCTCTCTTCTAAGTTCGTCTTGCCGATCCTTGACGCCCCCATAGCGgacgacggcggcggcggcggcggcggcggtgccTGACCATGCTATTACCccccacctcctcctcctcttccttccGCTTCTCTTTCCCCTTTCACTATTTCAACAACAACCACTAGGCTCTCTTGTTCTTGCGGTTCGTTTCTTTTCACTCTAAGTCACATCCCCTAATGGACCCTTCACTTCTTGACGATATTATCAACCGTCTTCTCGAGGTCCGTGGCCGTGTCGGCAAGCAGGTTCAGTTGTCCGAGTCCGAGATCCGACTACTCTGTCAAGTTTCTAGAGAGATTTTCCTACAGCAGCCTAATTTGTTGGAGCTTGAAGCGCCTATCAAGATCTGTGGTATCTTTTTCCAACAATACTTCTTGCTTTCTCCTGAGATTTACTGATCGGTTCTTGTTTGGTTGGTTGTTTGTAGATGTTCTTGTAGACATTTTTGAAGTTCTTGGTTTCTTGTTGTTGAGATTTTGGAGCTTTTCTTAGTTCTATTTGTTGATGAATTCTATTTGAAGTTCTTGATTTTCTGGGTTTTGTGGCTTTTCTTTGTTGAGTTGTTATGTAGTAGTAGTTAATTGTCAATTTCTTTTACTATTAATCTCAAAGGATAAATCCCATATTATTAATTGGTGAAGTGGTTCATACTTGATGAACCGTGGAGGTCTTTATGTTTGCGTAGATTATTGCAATATTCATACATTGTGTTTTTCATGGAAGCTTTTACATATCTTTGCCAATTTCAttcgttttttgttttttcatttctcattAATCTTGTAATGCTATCTTTGTAATGCTATCTTCTCTTTCATAATCCCTTATTGCTACAAGTTCTATTATGGCACGCACTCGCGTGTTGGGATTTACaagtttgatttgatttgttcGATTGTTagtcaatattttaatagaaatagTTGAAGTACTTTGGCAATCAAATCTAGCAGGGTTAGACAATTGTTCTATGAAAATAGTCAAAGTGCACGCAAGCTGACTTGAACACTCACAAGTATGTacataaaaatacatatttgaAGTAGGCCTATTGGAAATGCTTGATGTCTTACTATAATTTCTTAATGATTGGCTCCCAAGGATGGAGTGCTTACTATAATTTCTTAGGGCTTTCCACTTAGGGGGAGCACTAAGTTTGTGCTGGGCCATGCATTCAATTCCATGGAAAGGTGAGATGAGGGCTTTCAAGTGGTTGTGGTTGATGTTGATCCCCATCACTTTGTTGTAGTTTATAATAAGGGCTAAtgcttttcaaaaaaatattgaacgGTATTGAAGAGGTTTTTgatgttttcttcttcaaacgTAGAAGCGAGGACATTTCATATACAAATGGAAAATGGCTTATGGTCTTAGAATTACCTCCCTAAGTTGAAGTCTTCAATGAGGTTGGCAGATGAGTaagaagaatataaatatttactttataCACAAGCGTGAATCCATCATTTAAAGTTTGGAATTTAGCTTCAAGAACTGAGTCTAGAATTCACTTTCCACTCCGtcaaaagatttttcaaacTCTAGTTTGATGAttattccttctttttctttgttctattCATTCATTGATTATTCGACGTTGAAGTATTCATCTAGGATttgtgataagataaggaaatcaatacaaggggaataagattcggattaccttgtggatcgaatatctcaagacaagaacattgtttgagattcgaatcactccacaagcaagatcgatcatgtctagcttgaatgattatcgttgatcaaatatctcaagacaagaacacttgtttgagattcgaatcacttcacaagcaagattgatcatgtcgagcttgaatgattctacatgcaatctaaactacatagaattgcaaagaaacttagccattggctaaagaaaagcacaaatgcttcttttaatatattttccaagtctaccttacaaatacaacatacatggctttatatagcctcaaaatgaaactattaaaggcatttcaagagttgtaacattcatacttaatggccataattagccattatgtaattgtaacctaaagtaaataaaaactcttaaactacattaatgaaatacaataactctaaattgtaatccacccaaaatttatcacatgaaacttcattcttcttcaatgtggcatgaattgaaatatcttttgatgatttcaacaatattttcttcacatcttcattgaagcatattgtatgattgatgtctcttggttcatatcaatttgTATTTCGGAAGCAGAGGTTGATTGGAATTCTATATTGTTTGCGAAGAACTTTTGTGATCCTTTCAAAGAGAATTTTGGTGATATCATCCCCTCTAATCTTTGTTACCCAAATTTTGGTGATATCATCCCCTCTAATCTTTGTTACCCAAATTTTGgtgttcttcctcttcttggTAGTCATTTGGTCCTATATTTTTGTTACCCAAATTCTTCTTTTGCATTGAGTGGAAAAAATTAGGTTCTTCATGTTGAGTCCGGGTGTTTTTTGATCAACAATGAATAGTGTCACTTCCTCATGGGAGTTAATGTTTTGCAAATCACTACATAGCTTGCTCACTTTTGAAAGGGAGTCAAACATCAAAATGGTTACTTGTTCCATAATTTTAACTCTTGTTTAAGGTTTGGCCTTGACCGGTTCATGATGGAGCATTTTGCCACCCATTGTCAATGAACAGGAGAAAATAACGACCTCCtcagaattttattttaagaaggCTTATAATCATATGGGGATTGAAGTTGCTTGGATAAAGCATTGTGGAGAAAGGGTTTAAAGCTTGAGTGAAGATCATGGATTTGGAATTCTTTTCCATCGATaacttcttcatcttgattGTTGGTAAACCAAAGGGACCGTTTGGTTGAAGGTTTTGTTAGGTGGGAATGGGCATGGACAAGCTAGATTCATGTTTgttacaaaattttcaacacttggaaataatttattctta
This sequence is a window from Cucurbita pepo subsp. pepo cultivar mu-cu-16 chromosome LG04, ASM280686v2, whole genome shotgun sequence. Protein-coding genes within it:
- the LOC111793496 gene encoding rubisco accumulation factor 1.1, chloroplastic-like, which gives rise to MLSATAPATSLSAAAAHTTTTTTTFLLHTPPLRLFLRRPPNLISASLNPYPSPSPLVAKPQVYQPFRPPPSPLPSQYRSLDAAGKLDVLANRLGLWFEYAPLISSLIQEGFTPPTIEEITGIGGVQQNTLVVGAQVRESLVQTINDADPDLIAAFDTGGAELLYEIRLLNAEKRAAAARYIVDNRLDGKGAQDLARAMKDFPRRRGDKGWESFNYDYPGDCLAFMHYRLSREYSNMSEARTSALEDALKVAVTEEARSLIVRDLEREGEGKDEAEEEIEAGVKVPVVRLKIGEVAEATTVVVLPVCNGEEGGKGVGEAPMEVRSEGEFGVVVVEEGWRRWVVLPGWEPIAGLGKGGVVVAFKDARALPWRVNRWYKEEAILVVADRSRKEVEAGDGFYLTGATGNDGELKVQRGSELMEMGLKESLGTVLLVVRPPKDMDDDQLSDEDWD
- the LOC111793704 gene encoding auxin-responsive protein IAA16-like; the encoded protein is MGSLIDFEQTELRLGLPGGDAVKKRGFTQTLDLKLNLAADSDQRPKTTDTNAVSTSVRTDLPKPPPPKAQVVGWPPVKSLRRNIVAPKKSTEETEKGATVSGGADAAAFIKVSMDGAPYLRKVDMKMYGSYQELSDALSKMFASFTTGNCGAQKMKNYANESKSMDVRNETDYVPTYEDKDGDWMLVGDVPWNMFVDSCKRLRIMKGMEAIGLAPRALEKCKTRN